Sequence from the Pseudomonadota bacterium genome:
AAAGGCTCCACTACTTTTGGAGCGTTTTTCTAAAATCAACATAAATTTGGGGAAAATATAATTAAAGGGCAGCACGTGCTGCCAGGAGATTAAGATTAACAAAAAGAGAAACGAAAGAGGTTTTCATCATAAGAGTTATTTTTACCCCCCCCTCTTTTAAACGTCAACAAAAAAAGAGCGTTTTCTTCTCTTCTCTTAATCTTTTCTATATATGAAAGTGGGGGCATTCTGTTGCCCGGTGCCCCCTAACCGCGAAGTGCTTAACGCTTAAGCAGCTGCAGCAACTGCAGGTGCATTGTCGTTCATAGCTTCTACTCCAAATGCATTATCATTGTCTGCATTTACAAATTAGCCCGTTTCGGCGGATACCATACCGAGCGAAAGATAAGCCTTTACCACGTACGTCGATCCTATTTCACCCCCAAAGAAACTTAAGAATCCTTAAGATTTATTAACCAGCTAAAAACTTAGCAAGTCATTTCCGATTTGGTGGAGGTGCCGGGTACCGCCCCCGGGTCCGTCCCGCTTATTCTACTAACCGTTTATCGCCATAGTTGGTTAACCCAACACCTTTAATATAAGCCTTCTTTCTCTAAATTTAAAGGGAAATCATAAAAAATTTTTTATAAAAAAATATCGACATAAAGCAATTTTCTTTCTATCTTAATGTAAAAAAATAATTTTTAGAAATGGTTTAAGGAAAAATGGATTCATTAACGATTACAAAAGCAAAATCACTTATCTTAGAATTTTGTAATGCATACAGCAACCAAGATCTTGAAACACTTTCAAGAATATTTTCTAATAAGGCATCAATGTGGAGCGCATGCTCTGAGCATGCACATAATGGTTTTCAAGAAATTGAAAAAGAGTTCCTTTTGAACTGGAATGGTGCAGAAAGCAGAACACTTGAGGTGATTGCCTGACCGTTTTCTACTTTTGAAGAATCTTTATGGCTATCGGCTTTATGTAAGGCGTCAATTAAAATAGAAGGTGTTTGGCATATTTCCTCTAATCTACGTATAACGTTCACCTTTATAGAAGAAGATGGAAACTGGAAAATCATCCATCTCCATGCGTCTTTTCCAACTTTAGATTAGAGAATCAAACCTTTATGTTTTATGAAAATCGATTCTTTTA
This genomic interval carries:
- a CDS encoding nuclear transport factor 2 family protein yields the protein MKIEGVWHISSNLRITFTFIEEDGNWKIIHLHASFPTLD